A window of Bactrocera dorsalis isolate Fly_Bdor chromosome 4, ASM2337382v1, whole genome shotgun sequence genomic DNA:
TTGCATTGAACAAATGAAAATTGCCCCGTGTAGTAATCAACAATTAACAATTTAGACAATTAGATAGAATGATAAAGATAACAAGTTAAATGTTCTCACCTAATAAAAGGTGTATAATCACCTATGCATATTACAAAGTGAAATTATAAGTGGGCGTTGCATTTTAAGTGCACCATTTGCTAATGTCACATGCTCTCTATCCCTGCTGTGGTCTTTGCTGCACTAACCGCCCATTAACATACAGGTTATACCATTGTGTCAAATTGCATGTCATTATTTGGCTACTGAAAGCTCAAATATCACTCGATGTGTTGTGGAGGCGATTAAATGGTTAAACTATAGAGCACATTTATACAGACACGCGATTGTTCAAAACAAGATGAGGTTGCTAGCGAGACAGCCGCACTCATGGAACTAATTTCATATTGGTCCCGAGAagtggtaaaaaatatttttcgaaaattcccaataaattataaattttccaaagtaaatgtttctaaaaaatttcgCATTAAACCTTTTTCAATTCATATGTGTAAAGTGATTAATCTTtagaataatttataaatagtttCAACTAAATCGCAGTTGAGTTTATTGCAATGCCaagtaacttacatatatttataaagagaattttcattttcttccaaTAATAATAGGAATATTAATCCTACACAGATAAgagaatatttcttattttagtgtttttatttatgaaatgtcTTTATCacgtatttacttatttttacattatttatttttagtggaAAGCGGCTTACAAATGACTCGTTAATAATGATCTACTATCATGACTCTACCATTGCCGTGACCGAGTTGGGACCAGAGAAGCTGTTGTTGAGTTGCGAACTGATTGAAATTTAGTgagttttaatatatataataatttttttacatagtatattgttttaaaatgcCGATAAAAAAATAGCCTTTGCATAAGTCAATtaatttataagtaaaataagtaaaatttatcATATATGATTTCATGATTACTCGGTGATTATCCAAACCTTAAGAAAATCTTTTCAAAGCAAACTCAGCAGACAATCTTTTTAACCTAATAGAATGAGCTTAGTGTGGATTACAGCGCGAATCCAATATGTTTTGCTCCTACTTACTTTCattaagaggttacatgggtttcctcgggtaaaaaacaacatttttttccccatataaaaaattacatactttattagaattgtttattgttacaaacatacactattaaaaactccttacaggatcatttaaagtgaaaaaatacgtattttggAACTTGAACCAAAGAAAAAATgcggaaaattggatttttggcaaacatttttacaaaaaaattaaaattccagTAAAATTTTCgcgagattttttttaatagttgtaattgaaaaaaaaaataaaccttcCACCAAGTCTTTAAGAAGTATCTCAAATACCTGtataaaataagtttaagtATCTCAAAtgcctgtgtaaaatttcatcaagatcggttgagtagttcgagaAATCtttccaaccgacttcaaaaacagtTTCGCGTTTAAAGCCGTCGCACTTAGTCTTGCTATCCTCGAGCGCACAAgctctcaaggctgtatctcggaaactattaccccgatcaaattaaaaatttggggCGATATTCTAGAgttgttataaaatttaataagacgaTAAAAAcattagattttttgaaacccgtaaacccaggTAACCCCTAACCAATATTATTATGGGCGAGGCTAATAGATCATACGAAATTACATACTACTCATTCCATAAAATGGTGCAACTCTTATTTCAGTAGACggcatattttcttttattattattttatacttaccaatggtatatttttatactctgaacaaggtatattaagcttgccacgatgtttgcaaaaaggaaaattaagagactttataaagtataaatataaatgagcAGTGTGATGAGCTGAGTTGATTAAGCCATGTGCGTTCATCTGTATATACGAGCTAGTCCGTCAGTTTATGAaaaatcgatctgaaaattttcaacccgtccttttctcaccaagatgCTGATCATCGAaatggccgatatcggaccactatagcaaattggaaatacaaactgaacggtcagAAAAAGCACTTGTTTCTGGAAATTAGGCGTGGATTATGGCCTAGGGCAATGATGCAAACTCCGAAGATTTTTTTCAGATCGAGTTACTATACAAAGTAGTagtagttatatacatacatacgtatatagtaTAGTTCTTGTTCGGAATCGTTTGCAATTgggaagggtattatagcttcggtgcaacccgTTTTTTCTTGCTATTATACTAGTTAGATACACATTTTATcgaattatttctttttgttctcAACTTCACAAAGCTTTCATGCTTATTGTACTGTGCAATCGTTTTTTACGAGGGAATAAAATCGCGtgacgaaaattaatttatatttactagtttttgataaaaagcaaatatgtaACTCGTTGGCATTAACTTTCTAgaataaaaccacaaaaactATGATTTATGttgctaaaaaatgttttctgcccaaatgtttttaaaaaaatggatcaaaaatatagaatttcgaTATGTTAGTAGAATGTCTCTATGCAAAGAAACGTCTCGActtcggactgacgtatgaaacgacttggcgcattttacgtccaaatcttaaattgaaagcgtacaaaatacagcttgtgcaagaagcCGCTCGaacttcccaagcgacatcgcttcactctatggACTCATGAAAAGTTCaaagaagattcgacgttttcgaatcaaatttggttcagcgaGGAGACTCATTTCTGCCCatttcaagagctgccatttcattcagaaaaaataacggtttggtgtggtttatgggccggtggaatcatcggccgcggccagcatttgaaagagataatcttaaaaaaataaatgcccaagaatgttctttctaatgataataaacattccccattaaatttgaagcttctatgctctttctttaaaaatgtagtgaacctcgaaatggatcgtCCTATACAACCAAATTTCTGTCTGAAATCTAACTAAACTGAAAAACATCAACCTTATGACAATTAACACGTGGATCAATAAGTGCCGGGactaaataagaaaaacacatttttttggcaaaattcgacTTTATTCATCAATATAGTCTCCTTCAAGAGCAACACACGCAGTCCAGCGTTTCTTTAACATTTCAATACCTTTCTTATGGAACGATTTATCTTTGGTCTCGAAATAAGCGTTCGTTTTGACGATGACTTCCTCGTTGGAGTAGAATCTCTTTCCTTGGAGCATTTTTTTTGAGGTCTGCAAACAGGTAGTAGTCGCTGGGgactagatccggtgaatatgGTGggtgcggaagcaattcgaagccgaATTCATGCAATTTCGCAATTGTAGCGAGCGACTTGTGTCATGGTGCATTGTGTTGGTGAAAGAGCACTTTCTTCTTTTTCATATGGAGCCGTTTCTAaacgatttcgtccttcaaacgcATCAATTGGCCAATGTTACGTTCGCTATTGATGGTCTTagctttttcaaggtagtcgaTGAGCAAAACTTCATGAGCATCCCAAAATTCTGAGGCCATAACCGTACCAGCCAATATTTGCGTTGGCCGCTTTGGACACTTCTCACCGACTGCAGTCCACTCGGCTGACGACCGCTTTGACTTCGGAGTGTAGTGAACGATCCAGGTTTCGTCCATTGTCACATACCGACGCAAAAAATCCGGTTTGTTCCGGCGAAACAGCTTCAAACAGCGCTCAGAATCAACGACACGTTGTCGTTTTTGATCCACCGTGATTTGAAAATATCAAGACAAGCGGCACTTAAATCACTGTAACTCGTGAGCCAAACATCAGAATGACATGAAATTTTGACAGTTATCTTGTGAAGGTTGGTACTTATGCAAAATCATACGGAACTTTTGTTGGCAGCGCCATCTATACGTCAGTCCCGGGGCTTATTGATCCACGTGTTATGTAACGATTTTCTGACGGGGCTTTTATTGGCCCagagattttgttttataaactgATACTGGGTTTGCTGAAAATTCTAGTTGGTACTACTACAAATGTTTAAAGCAAAGTGAGCCAATCACCCTGTAAGACAGTCGGGAGACTAGTTGACTTTTTTGTACCCCAATACAtttcaacaataaatatatatgaaaattgaTGTAAATAATCTTGTACCGTTTGTCATTCTCCCCAACTAGCAATGACAGCGATGGAAAAACTTTACTCGAAGGACTTGCCAAATACAATCGGCCGCTGCGAATAACATTCGAGGAAATGCTGAAACTCATGAACCAATGTGAGCGTGTCGACAAGCTGACATATGCTTCGCGCAATCGCGGCAAGTCCATAGATGTCAGTGCGAGCAACAACAGTCCCGCGAATAATGGTGCTTCAAATTTGGCGGCAAATATATTTCCGAAAAGTCCATTTTCATTATTGAGTGGCATCATACCGGGTAAGTAATTaaagcacacacacaacaataacagcaactaATGGAGGTTAATGCATGCCATAACAAATACTGCCCAAGTGTGACGTACGCGTACGCGATCTCCATAATTGTAGATAGACTTTGAATATTTCAAGCGAGTGCCGATCGTAGTGAGTACAacgagtaaaataaaatttattattccaCAGGCACAAAATGGTGTGGCACCGGCGACATTGCGGAAACCTACAGTGATTTGGGCACTGAAATGGATATGGATCGATGCTGTCGCCTTCACGATCTGTGCCCGGTGAAGATACGTGCCTATCAAAACAAATACGAGCTGATGAATGACTCCTTGTATACAAAGtgagtttatatacataaatgagaTTCGtacttatatgtaaatgtatctACCTCTAtaagcatatactatatatatatatgtttttctatatatgtatatgcatatactacaTCACTATTGTTTCTACAGATCTCACTGCATTTGCGACGATATGCTGTACTCATGTCTCAAAAGTGCCAACACGTCGGCGGCGCAACTGATGGGCTCAATCTACTTCAATCTGGTGCAAGTGCCCTGCTTGGCAGGAAGCAATGACAAATATCGCTTTCGAGCGGCCAAAGAGGGTTTCTAAAGTAGAAGCTGAGCGTCAGTCtttggtatattttatttataataaataaaattataaaaaacgtgCAAAGCAGGAATAGCcaaacttttgtaaaatatatttatattatttttgtacaaaactTAATTTGTTGTTATGTATGATTTGCGTTAGCACTTAAGGACTAGCATAAAGCGGAAAtacaagtttttatttattttatactttttcacaaaaaataaagagatggttatttatttataaacaaaaacatgcatgcatatataagtttttaatgagttccTTCAGCGAAAAGTGAATAACTTAACTGTCAAAAATCGGAGCTTTGAGAGTCGATTTACATTAGTTTCGTAAAGTAGAAATTGATCAGCTAAAGAAGAGGTGTTGCGGTGCCAAAAAACGGGCGCCATTGGACGCCCCAACACCGCGTGAGTCGGCCGAGCTCTTACCGAACTGCTTACTTATATTCTATCGGCTATACGCACTCTCCAACTATATTAAGTTTGCGTCggtgtttgtaacacccaggaGGAAACGCCGAACatcctataaaatatacatacaagcatatctAAATGATACATTACATGCATAGACATATCCCTCTTTGTGGTTCAGACGTtcttatgttaaaaatatatggttacatatattgaaaaatcaacggtatttttttttggagtttCTTCTGCAGAACTAAAATAATACCTGTGTCAATTTTCACGTCTTTCCGTGCTGTAGTTTGAACGTTCTGCGGGCACATAACGAAAAAcagtttcattttaatatttataatattttattattattttgttttaattatcaaCCATTTTCGTTTTCCTAAcgattaaatatttgaaaaatttgtcccTCTAACCCAAATACAGTTAGCTTGTACATGTGTAATGAaagttcaaaacaaaataaattatttaagggaaaaaactgtaatttgcTACTCCATTTGACTTTAAATTCCCGTTACGTTTTAACTTTCGCCCT
This region includes:
- the LOC105223036 gene encoding uncharacterized protein LOC105223036 translates to MLKFAVKNNLQLFCVLLCAICGLIGNVATKPTINFSLPQSFPSFASFTQQYFESRNLRQMKTYSGKRLTNDSLIMIYYHDSTIAVTELGPEKLLLSCELIEIYNDSDGKTLLEGLAKYNRPLRITFEEMLKLMNQCERVDKLTYASRNRGKSIDVSASNNSPANNGASNLAANIFPKSPFSLLSGIIPGTKWCGTGDIAETYSDLGTEMDMDRCCRLHDLCPVKIRAYQNKYELMNDSLYTKSHCICDDMLYSCLKSANTSAAQLMGSIYFNLVQVPCLAGSNDKYRFRAAKEGF